The genomic region TTAGAATTTATATGTATTTACGCATTGCTTTGAGAGGCCGCCATGTTTTACTTACTCTGCAACTGAAGAAGAATGACATATTTTCTTGTATGCCGAGGTCACTTCAGTTCTTTGACATGCTcgggaaagggaggagtgagtggaggagtcctccatttgttacaatcttcAGTCTCACTGttaaattaattcattaattctcacacactggacaatTTAAATCTCCTGAATGGCGGGGGATTCTGAAGTCAATCTTGATCAGGTTTGCTTAAGAAACCAAAAGTTCCTAAAACCATAGATACTCTACAGtttcacacactctctgtgtgaGCACTGcaaaactaaaatatatataaaaaaaatcactagtCAGAAAAGTGCTACAAGTGTTTAAGTCCAAGCTATTCAACACAATCTCCATAAAGTACAAAACAGGGTGACTCTGTTCAGGATCCATTCTCCGTGAGCTTCTAGTCATCGCAGCCGAGCAGCTCCATGCGTAGAGCGATGCGCTCGTGCCACTCCCAGGGGACCACTCGGACGTATCGGGCGTAGAACGGAGCCTCGAAGACATTCTTCTTGTGCGTGTTGTTGTCGATGTTGCCTTCGAAAAGCTGCAGATAAATTTAGGTTAAGTTAGTTTCTAAGCAAAAGTAATGACTCACTGAACATTCTATGACTAATATTACTAAGATAAAgcagacttaagcaggtgtaaaTCTgaccctgctggcagccatgtgtgaatgagtgtatGGCTCCACAGAATGCGtttgataatgtgtcaatatctcaaacaaccacactttaaaaaacatgaactatccttttaatgcaaatgcaaaagACACCGCAACAAAATCATCAGTCATTAGATGATTCAACATTCTGAAGAGACAGACCTGTATTCTCTTAGAGAAGCATTGAAATTAAGACTAATTTAATactaaatgtgaaatatgttctgttttctttgcttgtataactttataacttttcttgacaaaacatttaatttgaggATCTTTTTATGCATCCAAAAAGTAACTGATAGTCTGTCTGTGCAGGTTCATATATTACGTATAGATGGATTAATTGATAATGAgctttaaaatacataaactCATCTTCATCTCAATATTAATTCATTGTATCTATCATGTGAAGGGATGTATGAATCCCTGTTGTATGGATTCAAAGATTGACTGACCTTGTCTTTCGCGGTGTCCTCGTCCTTCACTGTACTCCATGTCTCTCCATCGTTACTGTAAGAAACTTTAAACACGGAGACATACAGcaccacaccaaagtccttcGCCCCCTGAGTGATGATGCCTGTGAGGCGCGCTGTCCTCTCTAGATCGACCTgataatgaaacaaaaggaaacgTTGTTCGCTGGTATCAAAGGACATTGTAGCCACAATGACATCTTAACGCTGCGTTCCTTAATCCAGCGTTCCTCACCTGGATCCACTCTGAGCGGTTGTTGTTGGCGGGAGACCAGGCGTTTGTCTTGCCCTGCTTATCCAGGCGGGCAAACTGAGGATGCCACGTGAAGGTGTCGATTCCCCACGTGCGGAAAGTGCTGGTGGCCGTGAGCTGCCCGTCGGAGATGAGGCGAGACTTCATCCCCAGAGGCTCCGAGCAACCTGATGTGTTTGAATGTACTGGGAATCAAAAGCAAGTggagagagacggagggaaGGCAGGAAagcaagagaaggaggagaagcaaGAAAAAGGGGGGACAGATTTATGAATACACCCAGAGAAAAGAGACAAATCAGCTTCCCCCACCATTGAAAGAAATTAAGGAACACAGAGGGTTTGAGTGATTGAAATCATTTTTACACCCGTGATAAAGTGGAAGAGTCGCAGACAGTGAAGAGGAATGCAtgcaataaaaagaataaagctACAAATGCAGTGTTTGCACATTGTGCGTTTCTGTCtgtgagtaattgtttcagctgcttttttgttACAGTACATAGTGACCACTTCACACAGAGTTCTGTTTGTTCCAGAGAGCGGGTCAGGACACACAGATGCGTCTGACCGCAGCTCGATGTTATGCAGCTCAGATGAACTCAGTGACTTTCATTGTCTTTCAGCAAGGCCACATTACAAATGGGAAGAATCTTAATGGATTTCTATCACTGcttacaaaaatgaaagaacacTACGTCATCAGTCTTTGTGATTTTCTGTCTGATTTTAAGTCTGTTTCAAGCCTgaatcaaatgaatcattatCAGGCTTTagcagagcttgttgacgagctgaccgtctgaatcaggtgtgtgtgtgtgtgaagcagggaaacatctaaaacatgcagggcagtcaaaccccaggaccaggattgagaaccCCTGACTTTCATTAATTTCCTGTTTTTCAATGTGTTTACCATTGACTTCACAGCCCACCAGCTCCATACGCAGCGTGCAGGCCTTGCGGCAGACCACAGGGATGATGCGGATGTACTGCGCCATGATGGGAGGGTCAAAGATGTTGGTCTTTGTGCTGTCGTTGTCCGAGTTGCCAATAAAGACCTGCAACGCCGCACACATGAGGTGAATTACACACTGACAATTAAAGGCATCGTTAATATTTCATTCAAGGTGAGGACGAACCTTGTCCCTCCTTTGGCCATCCAGTCTGTACGTGATATAAGTACTTCCATCCAAGCTGCTCGCCACCTTAAAGGCCTTGATGTACTCGGCTGAGCCCAGGCGACTGGCTCCCTGGGTGATGATGCCCGTCAGACGCATCTTCTTCTGCATATTAATCTGGAGGTGTCACAAAGTAATCAGGCAGTTAGTGAACCTGACGACGCATTTCACGTTCGTGTGCGGAGTCTGGATTATCCCACCTCGATCCAGGGGTTGCTGTCATGTGTGGCCGATGTCCAGGCGTTGACAAGGCCTTGGTTGTTGAGCCGAGCCAACTCTGGGCCCCAACGCTGGAGACCCAGAATGCCGAAGTGCATGGAGGAAGCAGAAATCTGGGATTCCTCGATTGCACCTCCCTCCATCCCGAGCAGAGAAATGCAACCTGAGACAGGATTAGGGTTAAACGGCACTTATAaaatctttttccttttcttgtttCTGTTATTGACCTTTGCTTGACACAGATATCTGCATCCATCTGACTCAGgtcaggtttttattttcttaatactTATCttgtcctgttttattttgaaatactcaATATTCTCTCTCATTGCATACTTCTTCACGTGACTGATAGACGCCTTAACTTCTCACACCTGTTTCTTGTTAACTCGCCTTCCACTTCCTGACAGATCATCTTTCCATTTTACTGCAAGTGTTCCAGCAGCTTCACCGTGTTAGCTCTTGTGTGTATGACcactgtttttgtatttttgctcCATTTGTCTGACTGTCTATGTACCAAACCTGGTTTTCCTCTTGCAAACTGATTTTTGGAATTTGACCACTCACgttatttgaatataaaaacatatacaaaCTTTATGACTGTATAAATGTGAGAAGGTGAACATACGTAGCTGGCACTGCTTTCCAACATATGGTGATGGACACTGGCAGGTGTAGTCTCCATTAAGATCTCTGCACAGCCCTCCATTCTTACAAGGCTGATGGGCACAGTCATTCAcatctggaaaaagaaaaaatagtaCTCTACTATTAACTCACTGGATTTTGTTTCTGCTTATTAAAGTATCACAGAACAGAGGGGAGGCACATACAGAAACAACACCTGTTACTTGAAGACTTCAAGAGTGCTTAAAATAATGAGCAGACTCAATGCGTCGTCAACACAGCGTTAATgttatgtaggtaggtaggtaggtaagtacaTAGGTAGTGggtgggtaggtaggtagtcagTCAGGCAGGAAGGTAGATTCAGTATGTAGGCAGGCAGGCATGTaactaggtaggtaggtaggcagGGAGGTAAATGTGAAGGTAGGTAGTCAGGCAGGCAGGGAGGTAGGTCAGTTAGTCGGTAGGTAAGGCCAGAATTTCAATGCAATCAGATGCTATTCAGATAGTATTTTGCTGTAACAACAACAGGAAGACTGCACATGACACACTCACCAAGCTCCACAAGGTGGCACACTTTCACAACATGTTTACAGCTGAGCGATGAATGCATGACTTTACCTTAGCGACAGCACTTTTTACTCTCTTCTGTTGTCTTCACAAGAACCTTAATGTTTGAAAgctaaatcaaatcaatcaacgCGGTTTAGAAACAACGGACGTCACTGTCATTACAACACTATGTGATTGCTGCCTCCTGTCACtgatgagacagaaaagtgcaCAGCTTATATTTAGAAGCCTTTCTAATGATAGTCTTTGCATTGACACACTatgatctcatcaatagcagCAATTCTTTCAGGTAATTATTGGTTTTTAGTTGACGCAAGTGTACTGTAAGAATCTTCCATCTATTTACATCTATCTAAAATAACGGTCATTGCACTGAAGTGCTTGGTATTGTACATGCCATTTcaaaaatacatgttaaaaacaaattaattaaacGCAGTTTTTGTCCTACCTGCTTTTACCTTTCTTGCTAAGCAAAAACATAGAGTAAAGCCGATGTCAGGTTGACGTAATGCCACATGGGTCTGTTTAATTCTTGTTCCCGTTTACACTAAGAGGATTGTTCAAACTTAGACACGAATGCCTGTATGGCAGTGACAACAACTGATTTACACCACACTGGGTCGACTGAACATAACAAATAAACTTCAGAGATTTGCTCATGAAATGCAACTTACAAATCTGTAACTTATAAAGTCTATAATATATGGACAGAGCCCATCCCGCACCACAACAAGCATCCACCCGATGACGTCTGACTGagtaaaaaatagaaaatgtggaCGACCACGCAGGAAAAGCCTAGAATTGGTGGTCAGACTGTGGGCACTGGGAGGGTGAGCTGTTCCTTAAAAGACGATGAAGTTATAtattttcaaatgacataattatgttgttttcttcatagAAAGAAATGGGCCTCAGTCAAAGATCAGGAATAATGACATTCAAAACACTTTAATCCCACATTTCCTTCCCCCTTTCAGCCTTTTGAGTCTTAAATCCACTGCAATAATAATTTGAAAGCGATTTAGTCACAGTATTAAGAGGACACTTTTGCAAATATCAAATTCCTCATCTGATTTAGGTCAAGCTCAAGCACAAGTGgattctgttctgttctattGACCCTGCAACGCAGTGTGTTTGCATGCCAAGAGACTTGAAGTGGTCCAACTTACTAATTAGCCAAACAGAGTGACCACAGAGTCTAATGAAAGAGAGTCTTTCATGAAACCACTGAGCTCCCAGCACATCACTTTACGAGGTGACACTGTGACAGGATTGAAAAAacctcatgtgttcacactgagagtGCAGCCAACTGCTACTCGTACTGCGCAGCCTATAGTCACTTTATTAGAAACACCTGTTCAACCTCTTGTTAACACTAATATCTACTCAGCTAATCACATGGTAGCAACTCAATGTATTAAgtcatgtagacatggtcaagatggaGTGCTGAAGCATCAGAATGAGAAAGAAAGGTGATATAACTGTAGTGAAGTGGGGGAAAAGCATTTAAAAGTGTggctcaaaatgaatgaaagtaaaacaaacatagATAGGAATGACAAGCACAAATAACTCACTGTTTTGGCAGTGCACTCCCTCGAAACTGGGCTGGCATTTGCAGACGTACTCGTTGAAAACATCCCCTCGTCTGGTCGGAGCGATGACTTCACACAAGCCATCGTTTTTACAGGGGTTGGGGCTGCACGGCcctgagaggaggaggtggaggaggtgcaggaggaAGCAAACACATTATATTCAGCACattcatttatcattatttaatacattttctttcccaCCACCCCTTACCTGTCTCTGTCAGGTTACAGGTGTCTCCGCCAAAGCCGTCCTcgcagatgcagatgaagggATCGTCTCCGACACCGGTCACACACGTCCCTCCATTGTGGCAGAGATTCACCTCACAGTATTCACCTGAAGACATGAGAATGACGAGGAAAACCGGGAAAGGGGAAGGTATGAATTTACTGCATTCACTTTCTGTTTCATGAAGGATGAAactctttgtcttttgttgttgtcgcaGTACAATGAAAGGAGGCAGACAAAGAATAAGTGATAACAATTTAACAAATCTGAGCTTGGGAAGTGACATTTTGGACTATGACATTAAATGCAAAAATTACACTTCTTAAATTTCTCTCCTAATTCAATACAACAGGCCCTTTGCTCAGCAGCCATGTCATAGCACAGGTATTACTGACACGAGTTACATCCTGTGCTTTTTCTTACAAATGTCTTCCGAACTCCAGGCCCTTGATTTACTGGGAGTGCTGTGTTGTTATCAGCAGTGACGAACACAGTGCTGAGTCACAGATCTCTGCTGCTGGATCACTACGAGTCACACTTTACCTTTAAGTGTTTCTTTTCTCTATTGACTCATCAGACTCCACAGTAGTCATCAGACAACCTTTAACCTGACTTGAAAACTAGGGAATGTTGAAGACTTTCTACTTCTGTAGAGGGTGGCACCACAAAGGGAAGTAGTAAAAACATTGAATGATGTAATGATGCAAGTTAATATTAAAGTGCGTTTCAAGTGGctttagatttttttccccagaacaGAATATTACCGtgtgtttaaattcatttataaatgcaaagcattattttgtttgtcatttccaTGCTATGTGACAACAAGCAGTGGAAACAGTGTGTCCTCTTGCATTCAAAATTTTCACAACATCAGTTTGATTATTCAAAGTCAGAATTAAGTGAAAAATGGTTTAATTCATcacaaaaatcaaagaaaatcaGTGTGATATGAAGGAATGGCTTGCATGTCTGGAAAAGCTTTCCTTAATGAACCTTGTTGACTTTAATTTTTCTGTACATTGACTAATTGATTAACGGGATAATCATCCCAGCTCTGACGAAAAAGGTGTAAacaaattttaaataaacaacaccGAGAGCAGAACGTGTTTATGTGCAGGATTAAAAGCTTGTAGGATTAGCCAGGTTGCACAGAAGCGTGCGGCTCTTTCAGGAATGAGCAGTTATACAACATGACAGTGCAGCCGCTCAGGTGGAGCTCgggtcacacaaacacagacacacacacctgagcaaagcATTAGACCCTGAATGTACACGATAACACTGTGGCAGCACATCCAAGACAAATCCACCCTGGCGacacatttccaggtttgactgACTTTGGTGAGTGGACAGCTGGTTTCATGTCTGCTCACATATGGTGTTATTTGTTACCCCATCTGCACCACCTCGTCATGTGACCACAGAGGCAAAGGCATCAACAAAGACAACAGATGTGCTGTTAAAAGCAATGCATACTCTTGTTTTTACAAGGGTATGTCCAGAAACTTGTTTACATCTCACAAACTACTACTaatctaaactgtgggtggtgctttgttatttgtatttttttttagctactttcacttttactccactaaattacctctaactatctttgttactcattagtACCcgataaaatcagaagaagaagatgttggtaatagtctgtatttatacagagcttttctagtcttgctttacactatagttttgccattcaaccattcacttgctgaacccacaacctttatAAGAcaactgagctaccatggctcaatccttactgctcactttttttaaaatacttttacaCCTAAAACTGAAGTACATTTCATATCAGACGATTACTTTTACATGTCCCTTTAAGGtattttatacaagactgtataTATTAAAATTTTACAGTGAAACCCTTGGCAAcagtggagataaaaaaaacaactcccttttaacaggaggAAATAGAATAGTCTCACATGTAATAACAGagtaatattacatttaattgcCTGTTTCACATTGACATAGTACAAAATACATATTAACTGCACATATCTATCTATGTTGCttaatttatttgtgtatatctttgttttttgtactttttgtgtgatttttttctctacTGTAGTGTGTCTGTTATGGATTTTTACTGTTGTTGTGCAGCACTTTAGACAAATGTCTTCTCGTTTAAAGGTAATTTATCAATAGAACTGGATTGGATTCACGTTTGTTCCCATCATCGACAGACAATGACACACGTATAGCAGCAGGAACTGTGTAAGTTTTAGATTATTTTGTTACTTCAAAGGTGAATACAATCACGTTTTGTCACGGACAAAAACGTGATTGACGCCTGGTGTTCGTGGGAGAAAACCGTATTAATCACTGAGTCAATAATAATGTCGTAGACGTGttctgtgtgatttaaaaataaacacttacCTGTGACTGTGTGCAGACAAAGTAGCAGAGCCGATGTTGTTAAAAACGCTGCTACTAAGTTTCCGGGACGTTTCATCTTTGTTTACAAGTACTTTTGTTAgttcgttgtttatttgttgacgAAAGAAAAACCGTGAACGTAAAGGAACGACGACGCGATGAATGAGGAGCTGGGATTTTTCCGAGTTAACGACGTGTGACGTTTGTCCAGGAGGCGGAGCCACGTCTGAGCACGAGAGGCGTTTCCCAGCAACggtattttgtttttccctcaagAAGTGAActctcagctgtttttttttctttctttctttctttctttctttctttctttcttctttctttctttctttctttctttctgttatctatattattgtattatatatatatatatatatatatatatatatattacgtTATATTTTTATATGAACAGCATTCAGAAATTGAAAGATAATTTAAGTGTTTAatcaaaaagttattttttatagTATATTCACATAAACAactatattaaaaaacaaacaaacaaaaaacactctctACAGATTATATCTAAAATCAAACATTATTTAACCCTAATTATGTGAATTTAGATTCCTGGGGTAAACAAACCTGTTAAATTGTGTCGCCATCGTGTGGATCTTACAGTAACTGCATCAGAAGCTGCATTTGGACAAGACTCTGAACTGTTGCTGATAgttattttaaatcatatttgtCACTTCACTATgctaaataaaatatctacacAGTTGTTTAAGTCTGCATTGAAAGTATATACAGGTTGAGACTTAATGGGTGGGGCAGAAACATTCAAAAAGGGCCAGAACCCTAATACATAATACAATAGTCATTTTGCAACTATTCAGGGTGTTTTTTCCTTGTTATTTTGTCTCTGTGGATGTTTTGTCAGTTTCAGTCTCTTTATGACTCTTTTGCCAATATTTCTGGGAGAAGACCAGGAAACCTACCACATGAACCACATGGGTCCATTCGACACATTTGATATCTCGTCATCGACACTATGTAACAGCCTCTTgcaaatttacattttgtattgtattatatataaatatatttggtATTATGTGTTTAAATTAGCACCTAGTACCTATAGTATCATAGCCATGAAATAAATGTAGCCCACAGCAGAAATGCTGAGTGATAATATAACATCATAAGATTATTATCTACTGGTACATGTCAGGTCTGGAACGGTCTGGATCAGTGACGTTGAAATGTTACATAACGGATTTGACCTCACGTTCTGGAAGGATCTTTATCTGTCCAGCATTCTTAAAACACACTCTACTCACAGAGGAACCACTGCAAACATACACAAGTACTCTGTCCCCTACACGGGTCTAAGTAGTaaggaagataaaaaaaaggtgaaactAGTTAATAAGGTGATATTATCACATTATTCTGGCTGCTACTCTTACTTACATcttatatcatttatatttcttgtagtgtgagagtggatgtttaCATATTATTGTTCTATACCCAGAAGTTGTTCTGCAGACctacacttattttaaaattataataaaaacaggaccaaaattacattatgatgataataataataataataatacattaggttATATGCACCCcattatcatatttatttatatataatcttgtctagtgttttaattacaattgtctacaTGCTATTTAGATTTAATGTtttgattctattttattctagtcttttttgttatttacagattattttgcatcataaatatgttttttttgttgttgtgagcaaaacaaacaaaacacatttactttgaaatggtttGCAATATCAacctaaatatttttaattgtaaTACCATGAGGGATTATCAAGATGTTGTTATTCCTAATGACAAAACATTTAACTGTTGGACTTTTTTCATGTGACCGGCCTCCTCCTGACCAGAGTAAAAGGTCACTGGCCCCcaagtcattttgagtttgaggcccctggtctgacaaataaatcatcttgaatcttgaattttTAATTGCAACTAGTCATAATCTCAAATTTGAGGTATCTTGGACTAATCACAATTATGTTGTAGTGGATATCTCAAACAACAATGTAGTTGAGGATATCCTCTAAAAGTGAATTAAGGTTATTTGGATGGTAAAAGTGATGTTAAATGTCCCAAGGGGAAAGGTATAATGTTTGTCTGAGATGTTCATTAATAttggtaaaaaaataatcacacataTCTGTAATAGCTCTAAAACAGCTTGCCTGGCTGAGGACCTCACTGAGGGGGCGTGACCCAAAATGACGTAATCCCAGAATCAAGTGTTCACCAATCAGAGACCTGATATGCAAATGAGCACTTTCTGGGAGGAAGTGATATGACAAGCGGAGCTTTTTCAGTCGCTGTTGGTTGCTACTAGCCCCGGCTAACATTCAGAGGGcgtccttctctctctccacacacaaacaaacaaccaaacaataACATGCCACGAAtataaatgaagacatttgaagGAGCGAGGAGCGGATTCAGTTTTCCTCCCAGCTGAAGTGAGTAAGCaaaaaaatgcagtaaaatacTGCTATTAGCATAAAATGCcgattttttttccataataCATTTAGTTTGAACAATAATTCATGTCTTTCACTATAGTTCACTCTGCcgtattattttttattccactAAATGTGTGagttactactactactactactaatactaatggtaataataatgatgataataataataatactagtaatGGTGTTATATAGTTGTGTGCTGTGTTGACTGCTGCTCCGGAAGTGTACCGCTTCATATAATACAAGCTTTAAAAACATAGCATAAATTGAGGGGATTGTTTTGCTTGACGGACATCATTTCTCAGTTCTGTTCACTCCCGTGTCGATATAAATGCACACATTGACCGTGTTTCATTAGCTCGGTTATCTAACAGTAGCGGTAACTGTCCGCTGTACGGCGTGAACGCGAGCTGCACAAAAAAAGCCGCCTCTCCTGCCTGTACGCAGTCGTGACAGGAGCTAATAGCTAACACGGAGGGTTTCTTACTTTACTACAGTGTGGTTTATGTATTTCATAAGTCGCCCTTGTTTTTGGCTCATCCTACTCTATACACGAGAGCCACATGCACTCAGTGGATTTGTTTACCGTAGGGATATTAGCTGTGTACTTGAATGTGAAGCGGGTTATTTAATCAAGCTAATTACACGCAGCTGGGGATATTTAAGGTACCATGGTGGTTGTGTTGCTAGATGAAGGTGTACAATAATAATTACTTTGCTGCTATATTGCTGCTATAATAtttgttacctttgtacactggagcgctgtctattctattctattctattctacttGGACTAAAAACCTTTCTGTACATTATTTGAcccctttatttattattaactagAACATGTGGGCTGATGAATGTTTACAAACGTCATAAATGTAATAGtttgatttgtatttgtatgtacaagaccaaaacatggtctaaatgaggcagaacctatcTGTCTGAGAAGCTGGCTTAGTGAAGTGCTATTCTGGTTAGGTGAAGGGCAGGGttgggcattaactggttatggttagagtaatcgtttggcccataaaatgtcagaaaatgttataaaattaaaataaagaattaaaagTCCTGTGTGTAGGCAAAGATGAAGTATACTCCCCACAAACAAtgtggtttttgtagccttagagtAATGTGCTGTAGGCCATGGCCTGTTTTTACAGAGGTTGCTATCTTGATCTACCATGTTTCTAAGCAGCCAGAACGAACAGACTAGCTAGAGCACGtgttacattttgaaatgtaagCTCTCTACAAAAGCAAATGAAATCAACATTATTTCTGGTATGCCAAGGCTACTGATGTTCCCTGATGTGCTCAGGAAATGGAAGGGTGAGTGGTGGTGTCCTcagtttgttgcaatctgcagtcttacTTGTAGAAGAtgctaattcttacacacttgaccttttaaAGAGAATAGACAGTGGCAGAAATGCAACTGTCCTGATGCCAACTGCCATTAAACACCAACAATATGAAGATGGTCTGAAACTGAAAagaatagaaacaaaacaaccattTTACTGGATAAATGTTTTGCTTTAATTATCAATGATCAAAAGCCATGACCTGCCAAAACTAATATTTAAGCTATGGAAAGCAGTCAGAGAGAAGACCTTACTTATGCCTGCCTTTAACCAACATCCCGTTTAGCAATGTCAAGCTGGCCATGGACTggcaaacaaacagataaatcaaacaaaacCTTAACCTACCACCACCTCAAACCACTGGTCAGTCTTGGACAGTTTGTAACTTTTATAAGACTAAACAAATACATGGTAGGtgtactgcagccttggtaacaCGGAGGATAATGACTTTTAAGAACACTGTTGTGTTGAGGGTATTGCACtagtattaataaataaagctttGAGAGCTTTAAAAGGTTTTAATAGTATTGACACGATATGGGGGAAATTTTGTGAAAGAAGAACAATACTGGATTAAGAAGGGTTAAAGATTTCTTTCTTataatgtcttttatttctcAGGTTTGACCACATCACTGTGACCTCAGACTTTTGGAGCAACACGTTATTGGAGGCTAACTTGAACATACAAGGTAAGTGGGCACTTTTTTAGTGTTTtggatcttcttcttcttttcctttcggctgctcccttcaggggtcgccacagcgaatcaacctcctccatctcaccctgttctttgtatccccctctctcacaccaactaacttctatttttgtaaaatcatGTCTCTCAGCTTCCCTTTTCTGTTTTGGCAAGATATAAAGTGGCCTTTCTGTACTGttgacacttcctgtttatgtttttgtaattCCAAAGCTCCGATGACTTAGTTTTTGCTCTTTTATGTAATATGCAggcatttcattacatttttagCATAATTGATTTGATGCTACAATACTATTACGATGTGTTATGATTTACTGCCCTTGTAATGAATTTGTGCAACTTAATGGTAACATTAGTGAGACATAGTTGCATCTGTGAAATTTTGCACATACGTAATCCACATTgcacacacaaatattacacATAACCTGTGTTGTACACACCCCAAGGTAAAAACACCATATTCACAGTTGTACTATTCCTCAAGCAGCATTGTTGAAAAGCTGAAATGCAAGTTGGTACAAGTTCATATTTCAAATGGTTAAGAGCTTGTATTCTGTGTAGAGAATAATGGATTATTCACTAACCCATCCAAGCATACATAAGAACAGCATTCATTAGAAACCAGTTGTAGGAGCCAGTATTGAGATAATTTAGTTTATGGTTAGTTTGAATGATTAGTGCAGAATTACTAGTTACAGTGTCACTTGTGAGAAG from Solea solea chromosome 5, fSolSol10.1, whole genome shotgun sequence harbors:
- the LOC131460018 gene encoding EGF-like repeat and discoidin I-like domain-containing protein 3 isoform X2, whose protein sequence is MKRPGNLVAAFLTTSALLLCLHTVTGEYCEVNLCHNGGTCVTGVGDDPFICICEDGFGGDTCNLTETGPCSPNPCKNDGLCEVIAPTRRGDVFNEYVCKCQPSFEGVHCQNNVNDCAHQPCKNGGLCRDLNGDYTCQCPSPYVGKQCQLRCISLLGMEGGAIEESQISASSMHFGILGLQRWGPELARLNNQGLVNAWTSATHDSNPWIEINMQKKMRLTGIITQGASRLGSAEYIKAFKVASSLDGSTYITYRLDGQRRDKVFIGNSDNDSTKTNIFDPPIMAQYIRIIPVVCRKACTLRMELVGCEVNGCSEPLGMKSRLISDGQLTATSTFRTWGIDTFTWHPQFARLDKQGKTNAWSPANNNRSEWIQVDLERTARLTGIITQGAKDFGVVLYVSVFKVSYSNDGETWSTVKDEDTAKDKLFEGNIDNNTHKKNVFEAPFYARYVRVVPWEWHERIALRMELLGCDD
- the LOC131460018 gene encoding EGF-like repeat and discoidin I-like domain-containing protein 3 isoform X1; protein product: MKRPGNLVAAFLTTSALLLCLHTVTGEYCEVNLCHNGGTCVTGVGDDPFICICEDGFGGDTCNLTETGPCSPNPCKNDGLCEVIAPTRRGDVFNEYVCKCQPSFEGVHCQNNVNDCAHQPCKNGGLCRDLNGDYTCQCPSPYVGKQCQLRCISLLGMEGGAIEESQISASSMHFGILGLQRWGPELARLNNQGLVNAWTSATHDSNPWIEINMQKKMRLTGIITQGASRLGSAEYIKAFKVASSLDGSTYITYRLDGQRRDKVFIGNSDNDSTKTNIFDPPIMAQYIRIIPVVCRKACTLRMELVGCEVNVHSNTSGCSEPLGMKSRLISDGQLTATSTFRTWGIDTFTWHPQFARLDKQGKTNAWSPANNNRSEWIQVDLERTARLTGIITQGAKDFGVVLYVSVFKVSYSNDGETWSTVKDEDTAKDKLFEGNIDNNTHKKNVFEAPFYARYVRVVPWEWHERIALRMELLGCDD